The DNA window AGATCAAAGAGAACAGTGAGAAAATCAAAGTGAATAAGACCCTGCCGTACCTGGTCTCCAACGTCATcgaggtgtgtgtgtatgtggaggggaagagagagggtcaCTGGGGCTTGGAGATAACCTGCAAGGGGACCATTGGGGAAAGAGTGGGTGGGCGTTTGGAGGCCTAATCGCATGTAAGGGGCATcctttttagggtttcctttgtagAGTGAATTTCCAGGGGAGATACATGGGGCTGAAGAGGCCTCCTCACGTTTCCTTTCCTACTGGCTGTTTTTCCTTGAGGGGTAGATGACCTCCGTGCAGAGAAGCAACACCTGAACAGAATCTTAACCAATCCTCTGGCTTATTAACTACACCTTTGCTGGGCTCAGGGCTAGTCTGAGGCGTGAGATAGGGGTGGCCAGTCCTGTGAGTATTCTCGGCTCCAGGAGTACTGGGCTCTGGAGAGGTCAGGGGGCTGAGCAGGGCTTCTTGAGCTGAGCTTTTTCCTTTCCCAGCTTCTGGACGTTGATCCCAATGACCAAGAGGAAGATGGTGCCAATATTGACCTGGATTCCCAGAGGAAGGGCAAGTGTGCAGTGATCAAAACCTCTACACGACAGGTGAGGCTGGTTTCAACTGTAGGATGGGTCTATGGGGGACAGGACTAGGGAGCCTTACTGAAGGCAGTTACTGAGTCTGCACCTGGAATCTTTCCTACAGACATACTTTCTACCTGTGATTGGGTTGGTGGATGCTGAAAAGCTGAAGCCAGGAGACTTGGTGGTGAGTGGTGTCCCTGAACCCAGACAGGGCTTTTCCAGTGAGCTTTCTCCCATCAGCCGGctgagcccctgccccagcccaggtcACTCTTGGTCCCGAATGTCTGCAGAGCAGCCCGGAGAGCCTGTCTGCCTGCCCTTTGATTCATGTGTTGCCCAGTCCCTTACCCTTCCTTTCACTCTATAGACACCTGTCATCTAGCCACTTAGGTAGGCCCTGAGCTGGGCCAAATCTCACACCTTTGTGCTGTGTGCCCAGGGTGTGAACAAAGACTCCTACCTGATCCTGGAGACCCTGCCCACAGAGTATGACTCGAGGGTGAAGGCCATGGAGGTGGACGAGAGGCCCACAGAGCAATACAGTGACATCGGGGGCCTGGACAAGCAGATTCAGGAGGTGAGGGAGGCACCGCAGCCTCGACAGCCTTTAGTGTTTTTCTGCTTCATTGCCCAGAGCACTTCCCCCCGCACCGTGCCTCTTACTCTCCTGGTCCCGTAGGGAGGCAAGGAGGAGGCCATGTAACAGTTTAGGAGAGTGAGAGCTGGAGAGAttgagtgacttgcccagggtcatggAAGTCTAGGGCCAcagccaggactggaacccagACGCCTTGTTCCTAGCCCAGTGACTTTCTGCCATATCCTGCTGTTCCTGGGGACTCCATAACCAGCCTTGGGGGCAGCGAGCATTCTGGGTCCTCTGACTGTGAGGGGAGAGGGCAGTGTCCTTGAATTGGAGGAGGAGGGCTGCAGATAGGAGTTGAAGCCATTCCGGTTGGGCTGTAGAAGCCCTCAGGGCTTCACTCTCCTCACCCAGGACTTCTCCCTGGCAGCTGGTGGAGGCCATTGTCCTGCCAATGAACCACAAGGAGAAGTTTGAGAACTTGGGGATCCAGCCTCCAAAGGGGGTGCTGATGTACGGGCCCCCAGGTACAGGGAAGACCTTGCTGGCCCGGGCCTGTGCTGCACAGACCAAGGTGAGTGCTTTGGGAGGGATGAAGAGGGAGATGGTGGGAGTTTAAGCTCTGCCCCATACATGGGCTCAAATCAGGGGGCCTCTCGTCATGCCTTCGGCCTGCTTccctcaaccccacccccaccctaggcCACCTTCCTGAAGTTGGCGGGCCCCCAGCTGGTGCAGATGTTCATTGGGGATGGTGCCAAGCTGGTCCGGGACGCCTTTGCTCTGGCCAAGGAGAAAGCGCCGTCTATCATCTTCATTGATGAGCTGGATGCCATTGGTACCAAGCGGTAAGGGGGTGCTGGGTGCCACCAGGTCATTGTTCTAAATTCCACCTCTCCCTCCCCGTTCCCTACTCCCCCCTAGGATGATGGCAGCCCTGTTCTTGTGgttatatttcttaaattgtcTTGTAACTAGCTtccttgcttcatttcttttcctctgaataTCTGTGGTCCCTCAGGCCAACAGAtcttgctttcctttcctggGCTTCCCCGTTGCTCTTGGGGATAAATGCTAGGTTTGCTGTGGCCTGCAGACCCCCCTGCGGCTGTCCCTGCCCTCACCTTCCCACTCCCTGCACAGCATCCCCTGGGTTTGCAGGCCCGGGCTGGTGGGAGAGACTTTATACCTGCTATTTTCTCTCTGGGgtgtgcttttcctttttccctgttCTCCATTGGTCAGGGGCCCAGCTGATGTGTTTTCAGCTTGAGGGACATTACCTTGGGGACATCTGCCAGGGCTCCCTATTTCACACCACGTCTGGGCCAGATCtctgtatttttaagtttcagtTCGATTTGTGGGTTTTGGTTAATTTTATCCTCAGCCTGACCCTGATCCCAGGAGCTTCTTCAGTCTGTGACACCATTTCTGTgccactccctggcctgggggcctcAAGTCGAATGAGACTTTACCTGCCCTGCATGGGTTGGGTTGAGTTTctggtggtggaggaggggaggcctcTCCTGACTTGGGTCTCCTGTGCCCCAGCTTTGACAGCGAGAAGGCCGGAGACCGGGAGGTGCAGAGGACGATGCTGGAGCTTCTGAACCAGCTGGATGGATTCCAGCCCAACACCCAAGTGAAGGTGAGTATCGTCACGTCACAGGTGAAGAACATGGGGCTTAAGGTCAGGGGATCTTTGTTATCTAATTGGTGCAGCTGGAATGAGGATTAGGGTATGTTGTGAATATCTTCTGCCATTTCACCTGATGGTGCCTGGGCAGCCTCTTTGCCTGTCGTGGCCGTGGCAGTTGCCTGTCTCTGAACCCCTTCCTCCTTAGTTCAGCTTGTTGCTTCTCCCCTTGCTCAGGTGATTGCAGCCACTAACAGGGTGGACATCCTGGACCCTGCCCTTCTCCGCTCAGGCCGCCTGGACCGCAAGATTGAGTTCCCGATGCCCAACGAGGAGGCCCGGGCCAGAATCATGCAGATCCACTCCCGAAAGATGAACGTCAGGTGGGCGAAGAAACAAGCAAGGCACTGAGACATGAGAGGCAGCCGCAGAGCCATCTCTGTTCTCTTTGTACTGACCTTCCCcgggccccaccccaccccccatggcGCATTCACACAGAGCGCCCTTCGGTGTGCCGCCTCCATTTCTCCCCAGATGCCTGGCGCAGGACCTTGCTGGAGCCCAGGCCCTAATTCTAGGTGCTCTGCTCTGTAGAGTccacctctcccacctcccccaccccggccccataATTGGAAGGCATGCAGGCCAGAAGCATTGTTTcctggcctcccccaccccagcaggcgAGCATAGCCCAACATGGCCCAGGGAAGTTGTGCCAGGGGCCAGATGGACCTGGGTTTGGATCTGTGTGACTGTCATCAGGTGGCGTAGCCTCTCGAAGCCTCAGTTTTATTATTTGGGTCTTGGGGGTGAGGGCTCCGATCTCACGGGGCTCTGGAGTCTCAGGTGCAGTACTTGGCACGAGACGAGTAGGTGGCGGCTGCAGCACTGTGCTGACGCACGGCCTGTGCTGCTCGGAGATGGAGGGATGGCCGCCTTTGTCTCCACAACTTCCTGTTCCTTGGCCTCAGGCCAGATCCATGCCTGGAGTCTCAGGTGGATTTCTAGAAGGCTAGAGCACACGGGACCCTGGAAATAACCTGGTCTTACCCTCCCCATCTCACACGGAAAAGAGAATAAGGCACAAGTGGGGAAGGGACTCACCCGTGATCATGGTGCATTGACCTCGCTGCTCAGTGGGGCACGTGGGTGGATATCAGCTCCTCCCGTCCCCTCCCATAAGTAACTGAGGCCTGTTGCATCTCTCCACCCCCAGTCCCGACGTGAACTACGAGGAGCTGGCCCGCTGTACAGATGACTTCAACGGGGCCCAGTGCAAGGCTGTGTGTGTGGAGGCGGTGAGTGGTGGGTGGGTGGACAGGGTGCGGTCGTCTGGCTGGTGGAGGGTGCTGAAGAGGAAGAGGCTGAGAAGGCAAAGGCCTCTGGGATCCAGGTGGGGAGCCAGGTGAGGGTGTGGGGAGGCATCCTAGAGCCTGTCTGTCCTCGGGCGCAGGGCATGATCGCGCTGCGCAGGGGCGCCACAGAGCTCACCCACGAGGACTACATGGAGGGCATCCTGGAGGTCCAGGCTAAGAAGAAGGCCAACCTGCAGTACTACGCCTAGGCTCGCCGCCACACCTGCTGTCTGGTCTGTTGCTGGTCAAGACTCGTAATAAAGGATGGTTTCAGGTTCCTGCCACCTGTCTGTCTGCCATCCCCGGGCTCTGCGTGGAGCAGTGGAGGCACGTGCAGGAGGCCCCTTCCTCAGGTGCTGCTGCCTGGAAACTTGAGACAGTGGGGGCCTCAAACCAGTTGTCGGGGTGAGGCCCTCAGGGAATGGCGTGTGCTACAGCTGTTCCTGCGCCTTCTGCCTCCCCCACCGTGTCCCTCCAGACCCCTCTCTCCACACTCCTGCCCCCCCACCTCGCTGCACTTTTGAGGGTAATGGCACTGTAGCTCTAGCATGAGGGGCCTGAAGAGAAACCAGACTAGTCTTTCCTTTTTGAATGTTGGTGCTCTGGCCCTTGGCCTTGCTTCCTTGGGAAGCCAGGCTCTGGGTCTTTGCCCCCTTGTTTCCTGGTTTCCTGGCTCCCAAGCCTCTTGTTTCTCTACACGTTGCGTTTAGCTCTGTCGGCCCATTTCCTCTGGTTGAAAAATGAACCTTGAGCAGGATCTACTCAGAGCCCTGCTAGGCCTAAGCAGTGGTCATGCTGTGTTCTCTACCTCCCCCAGTCCCGCCTTCAGCCCCACTCCTGTCAGGCCCATATCCTGTCACCTTCCTTCAGGATCTTACTAGTCTTCTTTCTGCCAGCCTTCCAGCTCCCCCACCTCAGACCTGCCCTGGTGTGGTTCACCGCTCATTGAAGGCTCACCCTGGACCAGGTGCTATGCAGGTCTTTGTGTAATTTTATCTGGTTAACCTCAGGAACTACCAACAGGGtgaccccattttatagatgcattTGAGCCTACGGGCAAAGATGGCACAACTCTTGGGTGGGCATAggtaggattcaaacccaggtctgagAATGAAACCTACTTTATATTGTGCTGTCTTCAGCAGCTCTGACCACCCCTGAATGGCCTTTCAAAGCAGCAGCCCTTCAGAGCTCTCTGTCAGCTCTCACTTGCTCTCTGGCAAAAGCCCTTTCTCATCCTTTTCCCATCACCTCCCCAGAAGGGACGTGCCCAGAGTGACTGAATGCCACCTAGGTGGAGTTCCCCTTCCTCTGGTCACACTGCCCCCAAGCCGCCATCCTGAGTGGGTGCATGTCCATTGCTCTCTCCTTGGTGATCCCACTGGCTTCCCATCCCTCCAAGGAGCCCCAGCAGAGTTTCTGAAGTgctcaggttctgtccctgccctgtcTCAGCTGTCCCCCACTCCCACATCACCCCCTGCCCTCGCATCATCTATAAATGGGGCTGCACTGCCTCCTTCAGTGGGCTGAGTACCAGGGCTGCATGTGCATCTGCCGCCCAGCAGGGGCCCAACAcggggagccccccacccccacccccccccggctcaggaggggaggggctggtgggaCAGCCTTGGGCTCCTTGCTTGGTTCCATTAGGCCTGGACCTCCAGGTCCTGAGTGTGGCACAATCAGATGAAGTAGATCCCTTTCTGCTGAAGGTACTGAGTCGGAGCCAAGCACTCTCCGCTGAGGATACAGCCAGCTGGGGCTTCATAGCTCTTGGACCAGCCTCCCTCAGCCAGCAGCCTGCTAAAGGTGGGAGAGAAAACTGTgggactccccctcccccttcttctaGTAGCACGCAGCATATTCAGAGGTGAGCATGTGGTTTAGAATAaagagctggggagttcccgtcgtggtgcagtggttaacgaatccgactaggaaccatgaggttgcgggttcggtccctgcccttgctcagtgggttaacgatccggcgttgcctcgagctgtggtgtaggttgcagactcggctcggatcccgtgttgctgtggctctggtgtaggccagtggctacagctccgattcgacccctagcctggggacctccatatgccacagggcggcccaaagaaatagcaaaaaaaaaaaaaaagaataaagagctggagttccaccgtggtgcagcggaaacgaatctgactaggaaccatgaagttgtgggttcgatccctggccttgctcagtgggttaaggatctggcgttgccgtgaactgtggtgtaggttgcagactcggcttggatcctgcattgctgaggctgtggcaaaggctggcagctgtaactctgattagacccctagcctgggaacctccatatgcctcgagtgtggccctaaaaaaagctcattttcctttgtttttaatgaaaaataatatcatGGAGACCAAACCTGGAGATGGCTTTGGAAGGAGCTCCCTTCTGTGGTTAAGATACTCAGGGGACAGGCCAGGAAAAAGCCCTTGGTTCGTAGGTCTAGAAAATGAGGACACCATCCTTAGGGGTGACGTGAGCTATAGTGGCAGAGAGCCAGGCTTGTTTTATTGTGACAAAAAGctaacaagggagttcccgtcgtggcgcggtggttaacgaatctgactaggaaccatgaggttgcgggttcgatccctgcccttgctcagtgggtcaacgatccagcgttgccgtgagctgtggtgtaggttgcagactcggcttggatcctgcattgccgtggctctggcgtaggccagtggctacagctccgattcgacccctagcctgggaacctccatatgccgcgagtgcggcccaaagaaatagcaaaaaaagacccccccccaaaaaaaaagctaacaagcCAGAGAAACGTGTATACCCTGTTCTGAAAAGCACCCCAAAAGTACCAGAGATAAACAGGCAAAGCAGAAGAGGGGGAAGGTAGGCATGAGGGCGGAGACTGGCTGGGCAGCCTGCAGGAGCAGTGGCCCGCAGGGCAGCCAACCTGGCTGGCGCACGGGGTGACCACAGGCTGTGATGTGCAGAACAGAGGGAGCCAGTTTCTGTATATTTATTCGCATCTCATCtatacaaatatttacagatacaAACGGAACCACAGCAAAACTGCTGTAAAACCATTCAGACCCTCTTGATGGCTACTTCTCAGGACGCCCACAGTCAGTGGAGCAGCAGGGCTGCAGCctggctgtggagtgggccagCTGAGTACCTGGGCGTCAGCCAAGGGAAATAGCTGGGGATTATGGCTTCAGCATTCTCCCAGAGCGCATTCCTGAGTGCTGACAACGTGGGGCCCGAGCTGGgaggggcagctgtggctcactcTCTTCCTGCCCCCAGAGTGTCTGCCTGGACCCTGTGCTGGCACGAGCATCTCTGAG is part of the Sus scrofa isolate TJ Tabasco breed Duroc chromosome 2, Sscrofa11.1, whole genome shotgun sequence genome and encodes:
- the PSMC3 gene encoding 26S protease regulatory subunit 6A isoform X1, with the protein product MNLLPQLESPVTRQEKMATVWDEAEQDGIGEEVLKMSTEEIVQRTRLLDSEIKIMKSEVLRVTHELQAMKDKIKENSEKIKVNKTLPYLVSNVIELLDVDPNDQEEDGANIDLDSQRKGKCAVIKTSTRQTYFLPVIGLVDAEKLKPGDLVGVNKDSYLILETLPTEYDSRVKAMEVDERPTEQYSDIGGLDKQIQELVEAIVLPMNHKEKFENLGIQPPKGVLMYGPPGTGKTLLARACAAQTKATFLKLAGPQLVQMFIGDGAKLVRDAFALAKEKAPSIIFIDELDAIGTKRFDSEKAGDREVQRTMLELLNQLDGFQPNTQVKVIAATNRVDILDPALLRSGRLDRKIEFPMPNEEARARIMQIHSRKMNVSPDVNYEELARCTDDFNGAQCKAVCVEAGMIALRRGATELTHEDYMEGILEVQAKKKANLQYYA
- the PSMC3 gene encoding 26S protease regulatory subunit 6A isoform X2, which produces MSTEEIVQRTRLLDSEIKIMKSEVLRVTHELQAMKDKIKENSEKIKVNKTLPYLVSNVIELLDVDPNDQEEDGANIDLDSQRKGKCAVIKTSTRQTYFLPVIGLVDAEKLKPGDLVGVNKDSYLILETLPTEYDSRVKAMEVDERPTEQYSDIGGLDKQIQELVEAIVLPMNHKEKFENLGIQPPKGVLMYGPPGTGKTLLARACAAQTKATFLKLAGPQLVQMFIGDGAKLVRDAFALAKEKAPSIIFIDELDAIGTKRFDSEKAGDREVQRTMLELLNQLDGFQPNTQVKVIAATNRVDILDPALLRSGRLDRKIEFPMPNEEARARIMQIHSRKMNVSPDVNYEELARCTDDFNGAQCKAVCVEAGMIALRRGATELTHEDYMEGILEVQAKKKANLQYYA